One window of Microcoleus vaginatus PCC 9802 genomic DNA carries:
- a CDS encoding glycosyl hydrolase family 15, whose protein sequence is MAIAKTQRQTRLDYYYQQIKNIILKRQNPITGLLPASTAVNAHGDYTDAWVRDNVYSILAVWGLGLAYRKIDGDQGRTFELEHSTVKLMRGLLFAMMQQSSKVEHFKNTQSPLDALHAKYNTQTGSIVVGDDKWGHLQLDATSIFLLILAQMTASGLHVIFTIDEVNFVQNLVYYIGRAYRTPDYGIWERGHKINRGNAELNASSVGMAKAALEAINGLDLFGIKGSQASVIHVLPDEIARSRITLESLLPRESSSKEVDAALLSVISFPAFAVEDRELIERTRNKIIDKLQGKYGCKRFLRDGHQTVLEDADRLHYEPTELRQFEHIECEWPLFFTYLLLDGIFQGNQAQVQEYQQRLESLAVDRSGLPLLPELYYVPAENIEAEKLNPSSQQRLPNENIPLVWAQSLYFLGQLLNEELIAVGDIDPLGRHLSVGQHREPLVQIALLAEDEDLQAELAANGIAAQTPKQVEPIQVRQTKELSAIYTQIGRNDQLGLTGRPVRRLRSLTTSRVFKIREEAIVFLPSFLNRQEFYLTLDYHFLVAQIKSEISHIHRHWYQLGRPTVTLMLTHTMLETGREALLELMKEFRDGHCNNTPVKLGNLKQLMLTAGTERIDIMQDFEFTESPVTGAVETRSYLTYTPEKTWPLGHTQEFKLECETNTQFLLSSLRDSENLYEQIELLHTLVRLKGLNFDTGFGGAEATVQVVDLLNEVYTKAGESSQSKIQWAVIRHVAGLLDKVDISLSDAVTDILVRQKQIAVGKAYSEDSIISRPGSYTEVMDKIRQFCGEDIRDRVLTQEILIYLSVLIKAEPQLFKGLLTLRVSYFILLLTSELARELGVTQNEAYEHLMQLSPFEIKNRLRQVLTEYEEMNQILKQQESLRVKQAEKDIKWVVAPVSEEPQMAAGGWRRKRQMEGTVNRVPKDFYPSVWGLLRHCKGLIIGDKLERRNRLDSHIILSEMTPGEKNFALQIEHLLNKIVAPEYRQVNIEALMELAAIAQRNPELQVEEYIVLDVLVGHAVRLNWQGKYPERADKYDEDKAAAWQAFYNTSPYVCASHVLDAFRFLTKFG, encoded by the coding sequence ATGGCGATCGCAAAAACCCAGCGGCAAACCAGGTTAGATTATTACTACCAGCAAATCAAAAACATCATCCTCAAGCGCCAGAACCCAATTACTGGTTTGCTGCCGGCGAGTACCGCCGTTAACGCCCACGGCGACTACACCGATGCCTGGGTGCGTGACAACGTGTATAGCATTCTCGCGGTTTGGGGTTTGGGTTTAGCTTACCGCAAAATTGATGGTGATCAGGGCAGGACATTTGAACTTGAACACAGCACAGTCAAACTGATGCGCGGATTGCTGTTTGCGATGATGCAGCAATCGAGCAAAGTAGAACATTTTAAAAATACTCAGTCGCCCCTAGATGCCCTGCACGCTAAATACAACACTCAAACTGGAAGTATTGTTGTCGGTGATGACAAGTGGGGCCATTTACAGTTAGACGCTACATCTATATTCTTATTAATTCTTGCTCAAATGACGGCTTCCGGGCTGCACGTAATTTTTACAATAGATGAAGTCAATTTCGTGCAAAATTTAGTTTACTACATCGGTAGAGCCTACCGCACGCCGGATTACGGAATTTGGGAAAGAGGCCATAAAATCAATCGTGGCAATGCAGAATTGAATGCCAGTTCAGTTGGCATGGCAAAAGCAGCGCTGGAAGCAATAAATGGGTTAGATTTGTTTGGGATTAAAGGCTCTCAAGCATCGGTTATTCACGTTTTGCCAGACGAAATTGCCAGAAGCCGCATAACTTTGGAATCGCTTTTGCCTCGCGAATCTAGTTCAAAAGAAGTAGATGCTGCTTTATTGAGCGTGATTAGTTTTCCGGCTTTTGCTGTGGAAGACCGAGAATTAATAGAACGGACTCGAAATAAGATTATTGACAAATTGCAAGGAAAATACGGCTGCAAGCGGTTTCTGCGGGACGGACACCAAACAGTGTTGGAAGATGCCGATCGACTGCACTACGAACCCACAGAATTAAGGCAGTTCGAGCACATTGAATGCGAGTGGCCGCTATTTTTCACTTATTTGCTCTTGGACGGCATATTTCAGGGAAATCAAGCCCAAGTGCAAGAGTACCAGCAGCGTTTGGAATCTCTAGCAGTCGATCGCTCTGGTTTGCCGCTGCTACCCGAATTGTACTACGTCCCCGCCGAAAATATAGAAGCAGAAAAGCTAAATCCCAGCAGCCAGCAGCGCTTACCGAATGAAAATATTCCCCTAGTTTGGGCGCAAAGTCTGTATTTTCTCGGTCAATTGCTGAACGAAGAATTAATCGCAGTTGGCGACATCGACCCGCTGGGAAGGCACCTATCAGTGGGCCAACACAGAGAACCTTTAGTGCAAATTGCACTGTTAGCTGAAGACGAAGATTTGCAAGCAGAATTAGCCGCTAACGGCATTGCCGCCCAAACCCCAAAACAGGTAGAACCAATTCAAGTCCGCCAGACTAAAGAATTATCAGCTATTTACACGCAAATTGGACGAAACGACCAATTAGGCTTAACCGGGCGCCCCGTGCGCCGTCTGCGGAGTTTAACAACTTCTCGAGTGTTTAAAATTCGCGAAGAGGCGATCGTATTTCTCCCCTCCTTTTTGAACAGACAAGAGTTTTACTTAACTTTAGATTACCATTTTTTAGTAGCTCAAATCAAGAGCGAAATTTCTCACATTCACCGCCACTGGTATCAGTTGGGACGCCCTACGGTAACGCTGATGCTGACTCACACGATGCTGGAAACCGGCCGGGAAGCGTTGTTAGAATTAATGAAGGAATTCCGGGATGGACACTGTAACAACACGCCCGTTAAACTCGGAAATCTTAAGCAGTTAATGCTGACTGCTGGTACCGAAAGAATTGATATCATGCAGGATTTTGAATTTACCGAATCTCCGGTGACAGGTGCAGTAGAAACGCGCAGCTATCTAACTTACACTCCCGAAAAAACTTGGCCTTTGGGTCACACGCAAGAATTTAAATTAGAGTGCGAAACTAATACTCAATTCTTGCTAAGTAGCCTGCGAGATTCAGAAAATTTGTACGAACAAATTGAGTTATTGCACACCTTAGTTCGTCTCAAAGGATTAAATTTTGATACAGGATTTGGAGGCGCGGAAGCCACGGTACAAGTTGTGGATTTGCTTAACGAAGTTTATACAAAAGCTGGAGAAAGCTCGCAATCAAAAATCCAATGGGCCGTCATCCGCCATGTCGCAGGTTTGCTGGACAAAGTTGATATCAGCTTGTCCGATGCGGTGACAGACATTTTGGTGCGGCAAAAACAGATTGCTGTGGGGAAAGCCTACAGCGAAGATTCAATAATTTCGCGACCCGGATCTTACACGGAAGTGATGGACAAAATTCGCCAATTCTGCGGAGAAGATATTCGCGATCGAGTTCTCACCCAAGAAATTCTAATTTACCTCAGCGTCCTAATTAAAGCAGAACCGCAATTATTTAAAGGTCTGCTGACACTGAGAGTTAGCTACTTTATTCTGCTGTTAACAAGCGAATTAGCCCGCGAATTGGGAGTTACGCAAAATGAAGCTTACGAACATTTAATGCAGCTAAGTCCCTTTGAAATCAAAAATCGCCTGCGCCAAGTGTTGACAGAATACGAGGAAATGAATCAAATCCTCAAACAGCAAGAATCCCTGCGGGTCAAACAGGCGGAAAAAGATATTAAATGGGTAGTAGCGCCAGTTTCCGAAGAACCGCAAATGGCTGCGGGAGGATGGCGGCGGAAGCGGCAGATGGAAGGTACTGTCAATCGCGTACCGAAGGATTTTTATCCGAGTGTTTGGGGACTCCTGCGGCACTGCAAAGGCTTGATAATTGGCGACAAATTAGAGCGGCGCAATCGGTTAGATAGCCATATTATATTATCGGAAATGACACCGGGTGAAAAGAATTTCGCGCTACAAATCGAGCATTTGCTGAATAAGATTGTGGCGCCGGAATACCGACAAGTCAATATTGAGGCGCTGATGGAGTTGGCGGCGATTGCCCAGCGCAACCCAGAATTGCAAGTAGAAGAATACATCGTTTTAGATGTATTAGTCGGTCACGCAGTCCGGCTGAATTGGCAAGGAAAATACCCGGAAAGAGCCGATAAATACGACGAAGATAAAGCGGCGGCTTGGCAAGCTTTTTACAATACTTCGCCTTACGTTTGCGCGAGTCACGTACTCGATGCTTTCCGATTCTTGACGAAGTTTGGATAG
- a CDS encoding glycosyltransferase has translation MDRSQPQFSVLGLPVHILDDYAGWLMQRLHQGLGSHVVTLNAEMAMQAEQNPALADVIRKAELVIPDGSGVVLYLRMRGKPAQRYPGIELAESLLQQAGKLPDSEPLFFFGGSPGVAAAAAETWQQKVNGLSIASQHGYLSADEEKDFRESLKKMQPKLIFVGLGVPRQEFWIAEHRHLCPQSIWVGVGGSFDIWAGTKTRAPAWFCDNHLEWLYRLYQEPWRWRRMLALPQFALKALGDFRA, from the coding sequence ATGGATCGATCGCAGCCGCAATTTTCAGTGCTGGGACTACCAGTTCACATATTAGATGATTATGCAGGTTGGCTGATGCAGCGCCTGCATCAAGGGTTAGGAAGTCACGTCGTGACTTTGAATGCTGAAATGGCGATGCAAGCCGAGCAAAATCCGGCTTTAGCAGATGTAATCCGCAAAGCAGAACTGGTGATTCCCGACGGTTCGGGAGTGGTGCTGTACTTGCGGATGCGTGGCAAACCGGCGCAGCGCTATCCGGGGATTGAATTAGCAGAATCGCTGCTGCAACAAGCTGGAAAATTGCCGGATTCGGAACCACTATTTTTCTTTGGAGGTTCCCCAGGAGTAGCGGCTGCTGCGGCAGAAACTTGGCAGCAAAAAGTTAACGGATTGTCGATTGCTTCTCAACACGGTTATCTTTCCGCAGATGAAGAAAAAGACTTCCGTGAAAGCCTCAAAAAAATGCAGCCAAAACTGATTTTTGTAGGATTGGGAGTGCCGCGCCAAGAATTTTGGATTGCCGAACACCGACACCTTTGCCCTCAGTCAATTTGGGTGGGAGTAGGCGGCAGTTTCGATATTTGGGCGGGAACAAAAACCCGCGCGCCGGCTTGGTTTTGCGACAATCATTTAGAATGGCTGTACCGGCTTTATCAAGAACCTTGGCGGTGGCGCCGGATGTTGGCTTTGCCACAGTTTGCATTGAAAGCTTTGGGGGATTTTAGAGCTTAA
- a CDS encoding peptidase S8 gives MVQPSKPTSDTLQNYQGIGVPEESLAVILQRGGDELLLSKADDRFTVRPSSTASASNDWAATTGAKLNRRVGLFNLEEYLVAPSSLEAAMQAARASDAVAFASHVYCPANNPSTFFYLTEQITIQFGEQVDEQSRNAIANAAALKIVRPVEGIPNTFVCEVTKQATENPVKIANRLTRYPEVLVAEPNILVETQQHYTPRDPLYPKQWYLNNKGGNQLVGGAQIYAEPAWDMTRGVRSIVIAIADDSVDITHPDFQGQGKIVSPIDFKDGDTSPMPVADSDNHGTSCAGVAIAEENGKGIVGVAPGCALMPIRASGFLDDNSVEKIFNWAIEKGAAVISCSWGPAAVYYPLSLRQSAVITKAATQGRGGRGCVILFAAGNANRPVNGTVNEKGWPNNVVEGQTRWLNGFAVHPDVIAVSASTSLNKKAAYSNWGSSISVCAPSNNAPPGTWLPETGFIATPPEVTQYLPGLGVFTADRVGDRGYDWGDYTDTFGGTSSATPVVAGVAGLILSANPRLTAREVRGILEQTAEKIVDPDPDPQLGNRMGNYDPNNGRSDWFGYGKVNALKAVQAAVRKGGGNPNIGGAVFSDISGHWAQKFIEALAAANIISGFPDGSFRPDDSLNRAQYAALLVSAFSPIPRVPATNFIDVSATFWARSAIERANRGGFLAGFPGLKFGPNQNLTKSEAIVSLVNGLELKGGNPDSLKVYNDRSQIPNFALSAMATATSLKIVVNYPSRDWLSPQRDITRAEISALIYQTLVAINRAKAIDSPYIV, from the coding sequence ATGGTACAACCCAGCAAACCGACCTCCGACACTCTCCAAAATTATCAAGGTATCGGAGTTCCAGAAGAAAGTCTGGCAGTGATTTTGCAGCGCGGCGGCGACGAATTGCTGCTGTCAAAAGCGGACGATCGCTTTACAGTCCGCCCCTCATCAACAGCCTCAGCCTCAAACGATTGGGCTGCCACAACTGGGGCAAAACTCAACCGTCGCGTCGGCCTCTTCAATCTCGAAGAATATCTCGTTGCGCCCTCTAGCCTAGAAGCAGCAATGCAAGCAGCCCGCGCCAGTGATGCCGTAGCTTTTGCCAGCCACGTCTATTGCCCCGCCAACAATCCGAGTACATTCTTTTATTTAACCGAGCAAATTACCATTCAATTTGGCGAACAAGTAGACGAACAATCGCGAAATGCGATCGCCAATGCAGCAGCTTTAAAAATAGTCCGGCCAGTAGAAGGAATTCCCAACACCTTCGTCTGCGAAGTCACAAAACAAGCAACAGAAAACCCGGTCAAAATTGCCAACCGCCTGACAAGATATCCAGAAGTTCTCGTAGCGGAACCCAACATTTTAGTAGAGACGCAGCAGCATTACACGCCCCGCGATCCGCTTTATCCCAAACAGTGGTATCTCAATAACAAAGGCGGCAACCAACTTGTCGGCGGTGCTCAAATTTATGCCGAACCAGCTTGGGACATGACTCGTGGAGTTCGATCGATCGTAATTGCAATCGCCGACGATTCAGTTGACATCACCCACCCAGATTTTCAAGGCCAAGGCAAAATTGTCTCACCCATCGATTTCAAAGACGGCGACACCTCCCCGATGCCAGTCGCCGACTCAGACAACCACGGCACAAGTTGTGCCGGCGTCGCCATTGCTGAAGAAAACGGCAAAGGCATTGTCGGCGTCGCCCCCGGATGCGCCCTGATGCCCATCCGTGCCAGTGGTTTTCTCGATGACAATTCTGTCGAAAAAATATTTAATTGGGCGATCGAAAAAGGTGCCGCCGTCATTTCTTGCAGTTGGGGGCCTGCTGCAGTTTACTATCCCCTTTCCCTGCGGCAGAGTGCCGTTATCACCAAAGCAGCAACCCAAGGGCGGGGCGGCAGAGGCTGCGTTATTCTGTTCGCTGCGGGGAATGCCAACCGCCCAGTCAACGGTACTGTTAACGAGAAAGGCTGGCCCAACAACGTCGTGGAGGGTCAAACTAGATGGCTAAACGGATTTGCCGTTCACCCCGACGTAATTGCCGTCAGCGCTTCCACTTCCCTCAACAAAAAAGCAGCCTACAGCAATTGGGGCAGCAGCATCTCGGTTTGCGCCCCCAGCAACAACGCGCCACCGGGAACTTGGTTGCCCGAAACTGGATTTATCGCCACGCCGCCGGAGGTGACGCAGTATTTGCCGGGTTTGGGGGTGTTTACTGCCGATCGAGTGGGCGATCGGGGCTACGACTGGGGGGACTATACTGATACTTTTGGCGGTACTTCCAGCGCCACTCCAGTAGTCGCTGGGGTTGCAGGGTTGATACTTTCGGCTAACCCCCGTTTGACGGCGCGGGAAGTGCGGGGAATTCTCGAACAAACTGCTGAGAAAATTGTCGATCCCGATCCCGATCCCCAGTTGGGCAATCGCATGGGAAATTACGATCCTAACAACGGCCGCAGCGATTGGTTTGGTTACGGGAAAGTGAATGCTTTGAAAGCTGTGCAAGCTGCGGTGAGAAAGGGCGGCGGCAATCCGAATATCGGGGGTGCGGTGTTCAGCGATATTTCTGGACATTGGGCACAGAAGTTTATTGAAGCTTTGGCTGCGGCGAATATAATTAGCGGTTTTCCTGACGGTTCTTTTAGGCCTGATGACAGTTTAAATCGTGCTCAATATGCGGCGCTGTTGGTGAGTGCGTTTAGTCCGATTCCGAGGGTGCCGGCTACAAATTTTATTGATGTTTCTGCTACTTTTTGGGCGAGAAGTGCGATCGAACGGGCAAATCGGGGGGGGTTTTTGGCGGGTTTTCCGGGGTTGAAGTTCGGCCCGAATCAGAATTTGACTAAGAGTGAGGCGATCGTGTCTTTGGTTAACGGTTTGGAACTCAAGGGCGGCAATCCTGATTCTTTGAAAGTTTACAACGATCGTTCTCAAATTCCTAATTTTGCTTTAAGTGCGATGGCCACCGCAACTAGCTTGAAGATTGTGGTTAATTATCCTTCCCGCGATTGGCTTTCGCCGCAGCGGGATATTACCCGCGCTGAGATTTCGGCTTTGATTTACCAGACTTTGGTGGCGATTAATCGGGCAAAGGCGATCGATTCTCCTTACATTGTCTAA
- a CDS encoding transcriptional regulator — MNITIEKTAYGQLLAKSQPKPILNEEDNDLALAEVDFLMSKEELTVEEETLLSLWGLLIEEYESKYYPDPEVTPRDVLLHFMEVRELKQADLVGVIGSKGVVSEVVNGKRAISKAQAKALGEFFNVNPSVFI, encoded by the coding sequence ATGAACATCACAATTGAAAAAACAGCTTACGGTCAACTGCTGGCTAAATCTCAGCCTAAGCCAATCCTGAACGAAGAAGATAATGATCTTGCCCTCGCAGAAGTCGATTTTCTGATGTCTAAGGAAGAATTAACAGTAGAAGAAGAAACTTTACTGAGTCTCTGGGGGCTGTTGATCGAAGAATACGAATCAAAGTATTACCCAGATCCGGAAGTGACTCCCCGGGATGTTCTATTGCATTTCATGGAAGTGCGCGAACTCAAACAAGCCGATTTAGTGGGCGTGATTGGTTCCAAAGGAGTAGTCTCTGAGGTGGTTAATGGGAAACGGGCGATTAGCAAGGCGCAAGCTAAGGCCCTGGGAGAATTTTTTAATGTTAATCCTAGCGTGTTTATTTGA
- a CDS encoding type II toxin-antitoxin system HigB family toxin — protein sequence MRLISKKNLESAIESYSDDAKAAIAVWRKAIKDNDWESLEEIRQGYSKSVDQVCGYTIFNIKGNQYRLIVKINYTAKIIYFKKFITHTEYDNIKWNDEDEVKHKIG from the coding sequence ATGAGACTAATTTCCAAGAAAAATCTGGAGAGTGCGATCGAATCCTACTCCGACGATGCCAAGGCTGCGATCGCAGTCTGGCGCAAGGCCATCAAAGACAACGATTGGGAATCACTAGAAGAGATTCGACAGGGATATTCCAAATCGGTCGATCAAGTCTGTGGATATACTATATTTAATATTAAAGGTAATCAGTATAGATTAATCGTAAAAATCAACTATACCGCCAAAATTATATATTTTAAAAAATTTATAACCCATACCGAATATGACAATATCAAGTGGAATGATGAAGATGAAGTCAAACATAAAATAGGTTAA
- a CDS encoding BolA family transcriptional regulator, protein MVTPSQVAEMIKAGLPDAKIQVDDLTGGGDHYQARVVSAAFEGKSRVQQHQLVYGALKQAMASEAIHALGLETLTPAEWEAKNQVA, encoded by the coding sequence ATGGTTACACCGTCTCAAGTAGCAGAAATGATTAAGGCAGGGTTGCCCGACGCTAAAATACAAGTTGACGATTTGACCGGCGGCGGCGACCACTATCAGGCCAGAGTCGTCTCTGCAGCCTTTGAAGGAAAAAGCCGAGTACAGCAGCACCAACTGGTCTACGGCGCTCTCAAACAGGCAATGGCTAGTGAAGCCATCCACGCTTTGGGCTTGGAAACCTTAACTCCTGCAGAATGGGAAGCTAAGAATCAAGTTGCTTAA
- the grxD gene encoding Grx4 family monothiol glutaredoxin, giving the protein MSTTAHQRIDELVKQNKIMVFMKGNKLMPQCGFSNTVVQILNTLGVPYETVDVLADQEIRQGVKEYSQWPTIPQVYINGEFIGGSDIMIEMYQKGELQEVVEVALAS; this is encoded by the coding sequence ATGAGTACAACAGCACATCAAAGAATTGACGAGTTGGTTAAGCAAAACAAAATCATGGTGTTTATGAAGGGCAATAAGTTAATGCCCCAGTGTGGTTTTTCTAATACTGTGGTGCAAATTCTCAATACTTTGGGAGTGCCTTACGAAACAGTTGATGTTTTGGCAGACCAGGAAATTCGTCAAGGCGTTAAAGAGTATTCCCAATGGCCGACAATTCCCCAAGTTTATATCAACGGCGAGTTTATTGGTGGCTCGGATATTATGATCGAGATGTATCAAAAGGGCGAATTGCAAGAAGTTGTAGAAGTGGCTTTGGCTTCTTAA
- a CDS encoding DNA-binding response regulator, producing MESASISIVEGNPHLRSLLGWHLQQVGHWVHQSADISHAREIFFSRQPTLVILDAQLPDGDGLEFCHWLQQQQQSLILMLSARNSESDIVEGLKAGADDYLTKPFGMQEFMARVEALMRRNRTMVPPATLECGLLKIDLVQRRVRLYEEHIELTPQEFSLLYVLAQAGGVPLSRSDLLRRAWPDAIDNPRTIDTHVLSLRKKIEIDPRQPSLIQTVRNVGYRLNLELLNANQRHSPLVPGAVSS from the coding sequence GTGGAATCTGCAAGTATTTCAATTGTTGAAGGGAATCCGCACCTGCGATCGCTCTTGGGGTGGCATCTACAGCAAGTCGGTCACTGGGTGCACCAGTCAGCGGATATCAGTCACGCTAGGGAAATATTTTTCAGCCGTCAGCCAACTCTAGTCATTCTGGATGCCCAATTGCCGGATGGGGACGGTTTGGAATTTTGCCACTGGCTGCAACAGCAGCAGCAGTCACTGATTTTGATGCTGTCGGCGCGGAATTCGGAATCGGATATTGTTGAAGGTTTGAAGGCGGGGGCAGACGATTACCTGACTAAACCCTTTGGGATGCAAGAATTTATGGCCAGGGTGGAAGCTCTGATGCGCCGCAACCGCACGATGGTACCGCCGGCGACGCTGGAGTGCGGGCTGCTGAAAATTGATTTGGTGCAGCGCCGAGTCAGGTTGTACGAGGAACATATTGAGCTGACTCCCCAGGAATTTAGCCTGCTGTACGTGCTAGCTCAAGCTGGAGGAGTGCCGCTGTCGCGCTCGGATTTGCTGCGGAGGGCGTGGCCCGATGCTATTGATAACCCCCGGACGATCGACACTCACGTACTCTCTCTGCGTAAAAAAATCGAAATCGACCCGCGACAGCCGAGCCTGATTCAAACTGTACGGAATGTCGGCTACCGACTGAATCTGGAGTTGTTGAATGCGAATCAACGGCATTCACCGCTGGTACCCGGAGCTGTGAGTTCTTAG
- a CDS encoding 4a-hydroxytetrahydrobiopterin dehydratase, whose amino-acid sequence MEPLAKEPCAACRPNSPRLTAYEIVQLKPQIPDWNLIEKNGIPQIERTYEFPDFKSAIAFTNSVGEAAETEGHHPALLTEWGKVTVTWWTHAISGLHRNDFIMAAKTDAIANQFPK is encoded by the coding sequence ATGGAACCTTTAGCAAAAGAACCCTGTGCCGCCTGCCGCCCAAACTCTCCCCGCCTCACAGCTTACGAAATTGTCCAGCTAAAACCTCAAATTCCCGACTGGAATTTAATCGAAAAAAATGGCATTCCCCAAATAGAACGCACCTACGAATTCCCGGATTTCAAAAGTGCGATCGCCTTTACAAACAGCGTCGGCGAAGCAGCAGAAACCGAAGGACATCACCCCGCACTGTTAACCGAGTGGGGAAAAGTTACCGTTACTTGGTGGACTCACGCGATTTCTGGACTGCACCGCAATGACTTTATTATGGCGGCGAAAACAGATGCGATCGCCAATCAATTCCCAAAATAA
- a CDS encoding aldehyde dehydrogenase: MNMVIRVSDIIQQQRQFFATGKTKDVDFRIEQLKNLKSAIASNESRIVDAVNADLNKPEYEAYFEIATIADINYAIKNVKSWAKPKKVPASIDQFPASARIYPEPLGVVLIIGPWNYPFQLMISPLVGAIAAGNCAILKPSEIASHTSEVVADLITKTFDPAYVAALEGGVEISQQLLAEKFDHIFFTGGTKIGKIVMEAAAKHLTPVTLELGGKSPCIVDSDIQIEYTAKRIAWGKFINAGQTCVAPDYLLVDKKVKPDLMQAIKTAIHGFYGDDPQKSPDYSRIINQHHLGRLAEFIKDGEVVVGGKVKPEDRYIAPTVIDNVSWDSPVMQDEIFGPILPVLEYDDFGEAIAQINARPKPLALYLFSKDKEKQERVLRETSSGGVSINDTVMQYAVTTLPFGGVGDSGIGSYHGKATFDTFSHYKSVLQKSFLVDLKWRYAPYLGKLDLIKKVIG, translated from the coding sequence ATAAATATGGTAATCAGAGTCAGCGATATTATCCAGCAGCAGCGACAATTTTTTGCGACTGGGAAAACTAAGGATGTGGATTTTCGGATCGAACAACTCAAAAATCTCAAAAGTGCGATCGCTTCCAATGAATCACGGATTGTGGATGCTGTCAACGCTGATTTGAACAAGCCGGAGTACGAGGCTTATTTTGAAATTGCTACGATCGCAGACATTAATTATGCCATCAAAAACGTTAAATCCTGGGCAAAGCCGAAAAAAGTGCCTGCTTCGATCGATCAATTCCCAGCATCGGCCCGCATTTACCCAGAACCTTTGGGCGTTGTTTTAATCATCGGGCCTTGGAATTACCCATTTCAGCTAATGATATCACCTTTGGTCGGGGCGATCGCCGCCGGCAACTGCGCCATCCTCAAACCTTCTGAAATCGCCTCGCACACGTCGGAAGTTGTCGCCGACTTGATTACCAAAACCTTCGATCCCGCCTACGTAGCCGCCCTCGAAGGAGGAGTCGAAATCAGTCAACAATTATTAGCCGAAAAATTCGACCACATCTTCTTTACAGGAGGCACAAAAATCGGTAAAATAGTCATGGAAGCCGCGGCCAAACACCTGACACCTGTCACATTAGAATTGGGCGGCAAAAGTCCTTGCATTGTAGACTCAGATATTCAAATTGAATACACTGCTAAACGCATTGCGTGGGGCAAATTCATCAATGCCGGTCAAACTTGTGTGGCTCCCGATTACCTGTTAGTTGATAAAAAAGTTAAACCTGATTTGATGCAGGCAATTAAAACAGCAATTCACGGATTTTACGGCGACGATCCGCAGAAAAGTCCCGACTATTCCCGAATTATCAATCAGCATCATTTAGGACGTTTGGCAGAGTTTATTAAAGACGGGGAAGTTGTCGTCGGCGGGAAAGTTAAGCCGGAAGATAGATATATTGCACCGACGGTTATAGATAATGTTTCCTGGGATTCGCCTGTGATGCAAGATGAGATTTTTGGGCCGATTTTGCCAGTTTTGGAGTATGATGATTTCGGGGAGGCGATCGCCCAAATCAACGCTCGTCCCAAACCTTTAGCTTTGTATTTGTTCTCGAAGGATAAAGAAAAACAAGAGCGAGTCTTGCGGGAAACTTCCTCTGGGGGAGTTTCGATAAATGATACTGTAATGCAATACGCGGTGACAACTTTACCTTTTGGGGGAGTTGGCGACAGCGGGATTGGGAGTTATCACGGCAAAGCGACTTTTGATACTTTTTCTCATTACAAAAGCGTGCTGCAAAAGTCATTTTTAGTTGACTTAAAATGGCGGTACGCTCCCTATCTAGGTAAGTTGGATTTGATTAAGAAAGTTATCGGTTGA